From Perca flavescens isolate YP-PL-M2 chromosome 19, PFLA_1.0, whole genome shotgun sequence:
tgattttaagtacattttgttaaTGCAAGTATGTACACTTAACATGTTTGGGCAGCAAGGACTGTATCCAACAGTTGATGTTTTTGGTAAATGCTGTTCTCAGGcctacctgctgctgctgctgtctctgTTGGTTGGCTTTCTGTTTGGCACGTCGCTCCAGAAACTGTTTGGCGAACTCTTTGGCTTCCACTGTGTCCCCTAGATAGGACCGGATGAAGTCCAGTACTGCATAGGGAGACTCCACCTCCTTCAGGTATGCCACAATTGTGGCAACTTAATAAagacaaagttgaaataattaagTAATTACTAGTAAGTACCTCAATGTGTTGCATTTTTAACACATAGCAATCAGCTTTCCAAGTGTAGGGTTCATTTTCATTACCCTTGACATTGCTAAACACATCAAAGCTGAGCAGCCTACCATCCAGAGAGGACGAGGAGTTGTTGGCAGAGGTGTTGAGAGCGTGCAGCATCTGTTCACACCAGGTAGTGAAGCCGTCCTGAGGCTTCATGCCCTGCAGCAGCTTCAGcagcttctcctcctcttccgtCCGCTTACGACGCATCATGTACTGATCACTGCAGATGACATACAGGGTTCAGTGCCCATTGATTATGTTTATCAActaaaattcacacacacaaatgaatatCACAGTACTATCTACCACAgaagtgtgtggggggggggtagaGTATTTTAACAGGCTATCACTTATTCCTTTGGCGTGCATAAATAACTAGTTTATTGAATCTGGCCTCATGTACCTGAGTGAAGGGCTGCTGCGGCTGTTCTTCAAGCccatgttgttgttgctgttgccaCGCAGGCCGGTTTGGTTCTTCACAGCCTCGTCCCACATGCCCATGCTGCCTGAAGAGCTTCCACTGCCGCCCTTACCCTCCATACCTCCAGGCCCACCCCACATACCAACACCATCCACCCACTGCCCTCCCATGGAGGAGCTCCCCATTGACATGCCGGAGTGCTGGAATCAGATAGAGAAATCATTTTTAACAAATTGTAATAATTTCCTATTGGCATACTCTACAATGGGAGGACTTTCATTGCTGAAACTCACGCggtctctctgctgctgtctctgttgctgctgctgcttcaggaGCCTCTCTGCCTCCTGCTGCATTTCCAGCAGAGCCAGAGCCGGGGGCTTTCCTGATTTGGATAGCCCAGAGGAGGGAGCCCCGCTCCAGCCTGAGCCGCTTGCCCCAGGACCCTGCTGCTGGGGGGCCTGCTGCAGCAACTTCATGATCAGTTCCTGCTGCTGACGACACTAAAAGGAAGATACGACAGAGGTCAGCACTTTAAAGCGGTAATTTATTACTCTGTGAAAACCGTTTAAAGCCACCTAACAGCCATTCTTATTGCATTTCATCTTTGAACTGAACCATGTGATAATCAAGTTATATTTCATATGATAACCAATAGTGTTCTCTAACTTGATGACATTAACTCAAAAATTAAAAGAcaattttgtttaaaatgttttgcagtTTTTATGAGCCAAGCCTGTAACataaaaaaaccaaacatttcttgttaaaaaaaataaataaaataagacatttcGATTTTCAGtttacaaaatctgaaaaaaactgTTAATATTTGTGAAAGGGAAATATACATCACTCTTCAACTCACCTGCTTGCGTCTGAAGAGCTCCTCCTCAtccctcctcttttgctcctcctgttgcctcctcttctcctccctcctcttacgctgctcctcctcctcgcgCTTTGCCCTGAGTTCAGCGTCTCGCCTCTCCTGCTGGAGCTGGAGGGAAAACATCAGGAGTCAAACGAAAGGCATACGCTTAGATTAGaataagcaacaaaaaaggTTTTACTCTATCTTGGTTTTACATCTGACCCCTTTTGATTACGGTTATTGTGCCTGCTAGCATTGCTAGCAACGTGTCCAGCTAGCAATTAAACAGCAATGCGACAGTGAGGACATGTACATATAACCTAAAAAGAAACTTAGCAAAATGTAGATGTAATTTGGCCTTCTAAGCAGAAGTCTCACAACTGAACCCACCTTTTGAAGCTGTTCGAGAGTTGGACCCTGAGTAGAAGGATTCATTGTTATGTCCCAAAGACTGGCTTCACCGCCTACATGGAAATAAAATTGGGTTATTTCAGCATCATATAAAAAAGGTACAGACATGTGTTGTCATTGTGTACACATCCAGGTGCAGTCTAGAATGTACCTGACGGCTGTGAAGCTGAGGTATGCATGTCCCACATGGACCCTGTATCTGGCACTGACATCGACCTGTTCATCGAAGGCATCATACCCTGCTCACTGCACCTGGAACAAGCAAAGCAAAGTCAAACACTGAAAGTAAAGTCCGAAGTCAACATCTCCTctgtaaaatgacagaaactaGGTCTCAAACAcaaatgaatgtacagtagtccAGACATGTAAGGTGAAACCTATATCCCCCCCATAGGCCGACCTGTTAATGAGCTGGAATAGCTGCTGCTGTTGGAGCTGCTGATAAAGAGCTGCTGCCGCCAGCTCCTGTTGCTTTTTCAGTCGGTCCTGGTCCAGGTTTCCCTGAAAAGAAGACAGCGATCACAAGTCAATACAACGCAAACacaaaacaccaaaacacaGCTATCCATATGTTGTGGGATAATGCTAAGAAAGACAAGATGAAGAAAGATTTGTTACAAATGAACCATACAGGAATTGTGCATTCCCATAAGATTATGTAAAATGTAACATGCTGTTATAGATGCAAAAACATCTCAACTGTGTCACGTTCATAGGTAATCAGGAACACATGACAATATCTGTAGTGTTACATTACAGCATTAAATACAGGTATGGAACCTGCCCTGTTCTGCTCCACTTTTTTTGAAGCTTTCATGCAACCAGTCACTTTTACTGGAGGGCCACTGCATTATATGGTTTCATGACTGTGGTGTAAATATTGATAAATGAAGAtagatattattataatatactaACTGTAACACAATAAAATGACATGTCTCAAAATCAGGTGGGGTCAATTTTCAGAAATCTTGCATGTTAAATTGAATTTGAATGAATCATTGGTCTTTTACCGTAACCTGTCTATCAATCTTCCCTCTCCTCTGCATCCTCCCCTCCCCATCCTCTACGTTGGCTGAGCTCTGACTCACAGTCCCGGCGGGCCCTCGGGTGGGCTGCGGGCGCTGCGTTGTTGGTGGCTGTCTCACCAGCAGGGGCGGCGGGGAGGGCCCTGGGGCGAAGGGCACGCGGCCCCACATCTTGATGACGTCGCCAAGGGGTTGGAAGCCCTCGTCGCAGCCCCGCTTCACCAGAAGGGTCATGGTGAAGTAGCCAGCCTGGAACCACTCGCACATCTCCACTGTGGTGAATGGACCTGGTAGCGGGTGGGATAGACATATTTATGAATCAATATGCTGTGCTTGCATGTATGAGTGTAAGACCAACAGTAAATGCCACGGTGTGCGAGTATACCCTGGATCTCTCCCTGTGGGTCCTTGTAGAACCACTTCATGGCGGCCTCATGAGACAGTGGCAGAGCAGCTGCTGTGTTCCTgctctcctgctgctgcagcgCCTGGGTGAAACACTCCTCCTCCAAAGAAGTGTCCTGCAGTGATGCCACCATCCTCTCTGCCtcctacacgcacacacacaggctgtcaATACACCAGCACATCCTGGCAAGTTCACTTGTGGACAGAGCATTTAGCTTGGGTCTTTTAATTCAGCTTAACCATCAGGTGGATCTGCCATGACGGATATGAtccaaataaaagaaataaaaaatgggggTACATTTCATAGATTCTGTTTTATTCACAGTAGTGACTCTAGAATATCCTGTagcaaaataatcattagttgatTAGAGTTAAATGTGCTTCCTGTTACAGTTAGATTACGTTTCTGAGACCGCTGCTTGAACTGGGCCTCCTGTTGTTCCTACCTGCTGCAGGTGCTTCATGCCCTCGTCATCCTCTGCGTCTCCTCCAGGTGGAGGGTGGAGAGGAGCAACAGAggaagggggtgggggaggcAGACTGGAAGAGGTGGGGGCGCTAGGGCTCAGCTGGGCCTTGGAGCCCCCTATCGGAGCCATGtctgacacaaaaacaacaagaaacGTTAGTAAAACAATGGGCCCTATTTTTAGTGTTTCTATTTATGGGATGGTGATGCTGGATGTGGCGGGTAGAGCCACCTACTGGCTCTGTATCAGATACAGCAGGAACAGCGGGGCCAGTAAACAAGATATTAAGTGACTCGGGTAAACAGATTAtatatcaaaacaaaacatcaaCGTCACTAGTTTCCTCCTACACACTCGTGAGACTAAAAGAGATTGGCTGAATGCAAGAAAAAGGTACTTtactgtcacatacacatacatgtagcgaaattcattctctgcatttaacccatccctcaagggagcagtgggcagccatttacagtgcccagggaccaactccagagCTGAgtcagtgccttgatcaagggcactgactggagaacctagtacatgttttttgatggtgggggaaaccggagcacccggaggaaacccacaaaaaacatggggagaacatgcaaactctaTTACTTTATAACAATCAGATATAGTACTGGTTGCTCCTGTGCttctattaaaaaataaataaagcacaaGCCCATATTTCTATGAAATCTATTTCTCAAtttcaaaaaaaatttttttaaactgatccACTGACAGAAAGTGAAAAAATGCTATTTGGCTGTTTAATGGTTGAAACCTTGACACTGGcaataatttgaaaaaaaagcagggtATGACTAATGGTGGCCTTCCTGCAAGCATGTGACAAACACTGATGCCTTTAGTTTCTTAACTGCAAACTcaaaagggctgaaaaaggtgaggtttctgttgcctctaatgtcgaaatccacgttgctaatcggtctggtagataactgtcgttaaggcaccggtgccgtattatcACCGGGTCTTGGACAACTCGCCccccaaataaaaactcttaGGATCTACACAATTcatgtggatgacattttcccattcaaaatggCGATTTTCGCcaaaaagcgactagtttgcaggtatgtagtTTGCTACTTAATTCAAACTCATTGCTCAATGAAAAGCATAGTAACGTTGCTAATTAAATCAGTTTTTGTCGTACACATGTctacttacacacaaaaacatggaataAGGCGTACCTTCACTGGGCATGCTGCTGGCCTTGACAGGGTGGCTGTTGTTTAGCTGAGAATTGTCCACCGCTGGGCCAGCGTTGCTGGACCGAGGCTCCAGAGTTGGAGGTGTACAGTTTTGGAGagctggaggagaggaggaaggtgaCGCTGGTTTTGTCTCGCCTTCCCCTACTGCAGAGCCACATTCTTTACTCTCTGTGAGGTGAGAGCGgaggaaaggaagaagaaaaaaaaaaaacattaagtgAAATGCCAAAATCAATAGTTATTGATGCTGGGCTTGTGATcaactagaaaaaaaaactgtatggACAAAGTGCAAACAATATGCTGTTGTGCACATTTACGATGCATTTATGATCTATTTCCTCACGTTTTATTAACATTCCAAttttgcttttaaatcaatTGATCATTGAACATGTATGCAACAATAAGGCTGGCATAGAAAACCCTATGTATTCCAAAAACATTCTAAAACCATACTTTAAAGAAAAGATGAAGTCTCTCCTCACCATTGTCTTTGTCTCCTTCAGCACTGTTCCTCTCAATGTCAGCGAagttctcctcttcttcttcctcctctatCCCCTTAAACTCAAACTCGTCCTCCAGGATTGTCTCCTTGCCACCCTTCTGACAGAAAACGACCAAGAGAAGTAGAGGAAACGAAAGAGTGTTAAAAATCCTGACATTTATGAGGGctgacaataaaataaatatactggCTGAAACACAAGATGATCCTGTGTAAAGACTTTACTAAAACAAGAACTTCACTCACAGAGTCTGCTATTGTGAATATGTTTATAATACCAGGGGttgaaaataattgaaaaacACACCTTCATAGTCATGAAAGCTCCAGAGGAGTCAAACGTGCCCATCTCCCCGTCCTCCTCGTCTGTACACCACTCTGGCAGGCCATCCCTGTCATCCTCTTGTCCCTCACTGCCTGCACGCCGGCGGCCACCACCATGACCCTCGGAGTCCCGGAAATCGAAATCAAACTTCCGACGACGACTCTCCCCTGGACCAGTATGCTCTCGCCAGCCTGCTGAGCGAGGACCACCATCTGACAAAGAGTTGACCGCCATCAGTGAGGATACTGTCATAAGCAAGTCAGGAAAAGATCAATGAAACAGAGTAGGTTCCTACTTACCAAAAATATACAGTGACAAGGTTTCATAGGAGTAACGCATTGCCAAGTTACAGCGGTTGCCCAGACAATCATGTAGTCATGACTTGGGGGTCTTATACCCCACCTGTCGTAGTGCAGCTCTGTTTCAGCCCAGTAAAACCCTACTGTGTCTTTTAGAAATCACCAACTGCCACTAGATGTCACTATAGCTTCTGTTTAAGTTAAACCTGCTGCACACATTGTCACAACTGATCTTCGATTGTATGGAGTAAGGACTGAGGCCTACTCTTAAGTGTGAACCAACACAGTGTGTCATTACTCTAATTTGAATGGTCACATCCACCTTTTTAATTCCCTAAAGCCACAGTGTATTACTGATTTACAGTAACGACAAATCTTAAATCGTACGATATAATGATATGTAATATACCCATTACATACTTAAGTAGGTAAGTAAGCACTTAGTCAAGAACTGAACTGGAAAAATGTGACTTTGAGTTTAGCTGCATTTCAGCTGAGTCAATGAGTCTTTTGACAAAGCAATTGCACTGAAATTAGCAGCAAACTAAAACTAAGAGTAAactaaactagggctgggcaatacggaaaataaataaaatatcacaatatttttgatatattgtgatatatatatatacctataTATACCTCAATAtagatattgcggcgatattgttgGGGTTGAcatttggtgctttcacaaaattgttttacaatgagattttagatataTAATCATCAGTTAACGTGGATTTAATGACTATGTGGGTGaaggaaaataatagaacagctagaacagtctggaaagtttacaaaatgacattttactgtaatgcagcttgtAAAACCaagaaagacaacacttgttTCATATTACACCAAGCTAATGTGTGGTGAGCGTCTGGCGTCGTAAGGCTGCCGTGCATTACCCAGGTGGGCGCTACACATTGGTGATGTTAGAAAGTAGTCCCCCCCCCAAAGCgttttgagtgtctatgataaagcgctatataaatgtaatgaattattacaatatccagtatatttaagacaatatctagtctcatatcacaatatcgatataatattgatatattgcccagccctacgttAAACCCCTGAAACCACCAGTTTAATAAACCCTTTGCCTCCATACTGGTGAACAAAACCATATCAAGAGTGTTTGGACTGCCACatgcattttaaaacaaaaataaattatgatgcctttgctttttcttgtgtacagctttcattttaaacataaacaagAGTTTGAGGCAGCactgcaataaataaataaatgtttgtgtttatcGTACCATCCCTGCGGGCTCCAGCAAGTCTCCAGTTAGTGCCCGgctccaccccctcctcctcctcctgctcctcccgGAGGATGCGCCAGTTATCGCTGTCAGCCCTTGTGTACTCCTTCCTTCCTGGAACCACGGGACCCACAGTCTCTTCAAAGCCAGGACGCCCCACCTCCCGCCGCAGCGGCTTCTCAAATCGACGCTCACCCCTGAGGAAGGGGGGTGAGAAACCAAACAATCGCAAAAAAATAGGTCATTTTTATCTTTAAGAAATTTGCAATATATGCCTTATATAAGCAATATAAGCCCCCTGGAGACATCATTTATAGGACTTCAAGTAGTGTTTGCTGGGTTTTTCTTACCGGTCATCCCAGCTCTGGCTGCGGTGTATCTCTCGGACGCTGCGTCCGAAACCCACCTCCGCTTCTTCAATACTTCTTTGGTAGAATCCACCTTCACCACGACCTCGTCCTgattatatacacacaaagaAGAGGGTGTTTAtatttattatcatcatcatctgaaTGAGAGAACTTGTGATAAGCCAGTTGGGATTGTTTCACTCACTCGCTACAGTCAGATGTGCTCCTCTCTTTTAAATCAACCTaatatttaaaacttttttttttaataattgaacAAACACTTTTATAACTTAACAAGCCCTGTACCTATATTTAATTAGCTTGCATTTCTTTCAAGCTGCAAACAgccacacacaagcacataaaATATGAAACCCACACAGCATCATTCTTTCAAGTGGTTTCCTTGGATGTCCTGAACCGGACGGCTAGTGTTTACATTGGCCTTTTATATGCACAGAGTGGTGTGTGTGCACAAGGTGATTTCATCAGCCCTGTGGCTTTAGACAGGTGTGGCTGGACAAAAGAAGGACTATTTAGACAGGCCAAGAGGAAGTGTGCTGCATCAAGATGGTGGAAGAAAAGGGGGAAATAAACACTTCAGTGGTTGGCTTGAATAAACTGTTTTACTTTCCCTGGATAACAGCCATTGTAGTTTCAGCCAAGGGTTTTGGGCAGCATTTCTGTTGCTGTTGGACTCATGTTAGATAGAGCACAAGTGGTTGTGGATTCATGAGTGCACTTAGGCTGAATCAATGCAGTTTCTCTTCTAATGGGTGTCTGGGAGGGTTTTTTTGCCCTTAGTTTTTACCTCGACCACCTCGCGTGGCCCCTCGTCCTCTGACCACTCCAGCTGGGGCAGCCCCGCCCACCCCTTTTCCCATGAGCCTCAGCACCGCCACACTGTTCACAGACATGGAGAAGTTCCTCTGCAGAGAGAGAATGGAAAGAGCACAAGGGAGGAATGTGAGGAATGTGAACTCACAGCCACATTTGTCAACTAACAGAACTGCTCGCTTTGAAACTGAGGTCGTATCGCAATGGGATATGGCATGACGAGCCAAAAGAGTTCAACATTTGAAGGTATCAGTGTATTTGTGGATGTGCGTTTGTGGCAGACCTGCTCCTCCTCAGTGAGAGGCACCAGTGCCAGTGGCTGCATGGGCTCATCTTGCAGAATAGCAGCAAACTCCTTATCCTGCATGTCCTCTGGGacctaaaaacaacaacaacaataataataataataataataataataataataggcatTTAGGATGACATTACTATCTATCAAAAACAATTTTGGCTTCGAAAAACAACTGACCTAcaaacaggtttttattttggaGCATGGGAAAGTCAATAGAAGTTTAAGTGCTGGTGTTTAAAAAGTGCTTGATCCCTTTTAACTTACTCAACTTTACTAAAGAATTGAAGACGATTTTTCTTATTCAGCGAGTCAAACAGTCCTGAGAGATACTTTGTAGAGCTTTCCCACTAACCTTGTTGTCTTTGATATAAAGTGCTAACATCTCCTCTCGGCCGTAGCGGTACTCGGCCAACTTGTACTTTGGCATGGCGGGGGAAGGAGGGGGAGACGTCACACTCCCCCCACTGGACAGTGCACGGAGCCTGCATGAGCAAGAGTTCAGGAATCTTTAAGACTATGGAtgcatttttaatctcaatACTTCTTGAATCTCAAACAGACCAAGATATCTCAGTGTTGAATTTGAAAGGTAGGACTTGGATGGAATGTTTGATGCAACTGTAAAGCTGTAACTGTGTATACATTTTTAACAGTATCAAATAAACCAGTAACCAAAAGCTTCTGGTCACGTGTCAGTGTTTCAACAGGAAATGACTGACTGAACCTTTAAAGCCACATCTTTGtagtatttttttctgtctacTGACTGGAGCTGACATTCAATGTAGAAATACCACTTATAAATAACTTGGTGTAAATCCCTCTGTTGGCACAGAATATTGTGTAAGCGTGATAGAATTCCTATTAATCtgaactggagaaaaaaaaatctcatggCATCCATCTTGCAgcagggaaaaaaaattatttactaGATATTCTGTGGTAATAAGTCAACCATCCGCCTACGCAGGTCCCCTGAATACACTTGGCTCAACACAGATGATATATTAGCTTTCCAATCTcaagattttattttaaaaagcgaTTACTAGCAAGGCCTGCTGTTTAACAATGGCTGCATTCATATGCCTCTACAAAACGTGCCATTGAGTCACAGCCCAACATCAAAACCACATGGCACTCTCAGAGGTGTGGAGGTGGGTGTGGGATGTAAGAGGTAAAAGGAAAGCATCATGAAAGGCCAGTTTATGGCATATCAAAAGAGGGTAAAAATAAGTGCAGCATCCACTAATATGAATAATAAGAGAGCTGAGGAAGCATGCCAGTGGGTGAGATAATAACAAATATCTCTGCATGTTTGTATTCACTTCACTTGTATTTACATTAGAACATTCTGCTTCACTCCCCAACAAGCATGGTATCTAAAAGATCTTCCAAACAAAAATCTATACATTCATAATCCTTTGTGAGAGTCTTACAGAGCAAAGGTTGGCCTAATAGCTGTGACATAAATCAAAAATGTGAGGCAGAATGTTTTCACTTTGAATTCTACCACGACTAACATCTTCACCGACTTTACTGCCAACGAAAGCTTAAATGGTCTAAATAATTTGGTAACGCTAACAGGCATTAAAAGACTTGTAAACATGCTGGCCATACAGCTGTGCATGGTGAGCCCATGAACTGGCCACTATATAGCTGTATTAAAAAGGGTGCATGGATTAAAGTGGGCTAGAAGGGCCACTGAGAGGAAAGCAGCTGCAGAtgtgcagagagagaaatattctGCGAGGCTGGCACTGCACCAAGAATGCACACCGCAGTCACAGGCTGTTAGAGATTGAGTGCTAGCAAACTGAAGACTACAAAAATAtgaaactaacaattattttcatcattagTTTATCTGcccattattttcttgattaatgactgttcataaaatgtcagaaaaaagtgaaaaatcacCTTTTGTTAGAGTCCAAGATGATGTCTTCAAATAGCTTTTGTTCAAACAACCAAAAGATATTTTGTTTACTATCATatgagacaaagaaaagcaagaaAATCCTCGCATTTGAAAAGCTGGACCCagcaaatatttggcatttttgcatGAAACATTACTCAATTAACTGgtcatcaaaatagttgctaatTAATCCTCTGTCAAATGGcttattgattaatcaactatcGGTGAGGCCAGCCCTATAAATGTGAAACTGTGGGACGAGTCATGGAGTTGCCCCATTGGCCATTACTCTTTCTAAGCAGCCGCTCATTAAAAATCTACCGCACACCAAGAATGGAATAGTCTGCTTGTCTTTATAGACTTCTGAATTTAACAATTTGCACACTGACCATTCACAGTCCAGCCATATACTGGGTTTCGACTAGGTCTTGTTCCATGAAATCTATGATGGACAATCTTGGTCCCCAGAGGATTGTTCCTAATTTGGTCTGTGACAAGGCATCTTAGGGCCAGATTTCTATCAAATATGCAGTGGATTGCAGTAAATACCAGATTTTAATTAACCTCCTGACCTTTCCTTCCACCATCAGAAATCAAAAATGTCAATTTTTAATAAAGCAAATGCCATTAGATGTAATGGACACATTCAAAAAGGCCGTCCAGACAAAATAACAGAATGCGTAAATTTATGTCAAGATTTCCTTAAAATCACATggggaaaaagtaaaaaaaaaaaaaaaaaatgctcacaATAATATCAATTTGAACATCTACAGTATCATAACTGAGTAAaacatctgctgatgaagaccagGTGATAAGGTCAAACGCTCCTGAACAAGCAagtaaaacacacactgcagtcAAATCCTAACACACATTAAACTAAAAGTCCATCTAATCACCATGAAAGCAATTACATGTATTTTCTTCAGGAGATAGTTCTCCCTGTATACAGTACTACTTTAAAAATGTGGTAAAATAATGTAAAGAAATCAGATCAGTTACCATTCTGGGCCGAAGTTAAGAGTCTCAGCAGTCATATTCCTCACGTCCACACAGAACTGAGTatctgaggaaaagaaaaaagaaaactacttcattttctgcagaaAAAAATTTAACTTGTAAAAAATGAGTACGCAAATGAGTAAATGTGCTCCAAACCTTACCCTGTCCAGATGATCGGAGCAGGCTGGACTGGGCTGGACCAGGCTTGAGCTGGCTGGCTTTAGTTAGGCTTAGGTGACTAGAAGGCTGAGTGGTGCTTAAGCTGTGGTCACAGAGCTccccaaacacacagacacaaagagaatAGCTGCCAGTTTCAGGTGCTTGAGGAATACCAGGTTATCAGGTCCTAACTAAATAaggaaggggggagggggttgaCGATAGTTTGGAGAATGGAAGCTCCTGCTACTCACAGCCGAAAAAGgtttgataaacaaaaaaaaaaaaaaaaaaaaacaaaaagaatctTAGAAATTAACGAtggaacaaaataaaacactcttGCTAGtaataatgttttctttttacagcaGTTATAACTCAcattaaagttaaaaatatgaattgatttATCAAAAAGGTAACGCAGGAACAAAATAACAGCCAAAACACTGAAACAGGCTGCTGGAACAGCTGCCAAGAGCAGACGCGACTCGTactcctcttcttttctctctttccctccgtGCCTTTTTGTCTCGCTCCAACTGAAATGTGGATTGACGGAGACCCTCCAGGTAACTCCTTTATTTCCTGTCCTCCTCCCTTTGCACCACTGAAAAGGAAGCACAGTTTGAAAGAGGGGatcagagaaatacaacaattaaaagaCAGATGAAAAGAATCATGTTAGAAGTGTACACTTAATACTGTAAATTAGCTGTCGCTGAAATCCTTTTTCACCACTTGGTAGTCCGCCTATATTGTGAAAGGAAAGATCGTGTGATTTGATTTTCCGTTGTGTAGCCTTGACACACTATTCTTACAGCATGCCTTGGTCTCACTCAAAGTGTATCAGCCCAATTTGATCAATCCGTTACAGCACACTGAGCTGGCAGAAAAACATTGTGGTATACCTACACTTAACAAATGAAACTAGCAAACTATTTATAGTGTAGTGCTCAATCATGGCCATGTCATGTTTCTGCTGCTCACAGGAGATTTCCCATCCAAAAATCTAGGGAATATATTTTAGTGATGTTGTGAACAAGCTGCTTCTAAAATCATGCAGCTGTTTGGGAACGGTCCCTTAAAATGTCATGGCAACTACACCAATATCCAGGCAACCAAATGTCAACAGTAAATGCTTATATGTGGTTAGTATGTCTCTATGAAATGAACTACattacatttaaacatgttgAACCAACTTCTTTGCCATTATGTTTGATACATGAGTAAGCCacatcactttaagtaaagtTAATAGCGACAGATATACAGCTGGGGCTGTCAGAAGGAAAATTGCCAATCTGGCGGTTAGCATT
This genomic window contains:
- the gigyf1a gene encoding GRB10-interacting GYF protein 1 isoform X1, producing the protein MTAETLNFGPEWLRALSSGGSVTSPPPSPAMPKYKLAEYRYGREEMLALYIKDNKVPEDMQDKEFAAILQDEPMQPLALVPLTEEEQRNFSMSVNSVAVLRLMGKGVGGAAPAGVVRGRGATRGGRGRGRGEGGFYQRSIEEAEVGFGRSVREIHRSQSWDDRGERRFEKPLRREVGRPGFEETVGPVVPGRKEYTRADSDNWRILREEQEEEEGVEPGTNWRLAGARRDVSSLMAVNSLSDGGPRSAGWREHTGPGESRRRKFDFDFRDSEGHGGGRRRAGSEGQEDDRDGLPEWCTDEEDGEMGTFDSSGAFMTMKKGGKETILEDEFEFKGIEEEEEEENFADIERNSAEGDKDNESKECGSAVGEGETKPASPSSSPPALQNCTPPTLEPRSSNAGPAVDNSQLNNSHPVKASSMPSEDMAPIGGSKAQLSPSAPTSSSLPPPPPSSVAPLHPPPGGDAEDDEGMKHLQQEAERMVASLQDTSLEEECFTQALQQQESRNTAAALPLSHEAAMKWFYKDPQGEIQGPFTTVEMCEWFQAGYFTMTLLVKRGCDEGFQPLGDVIKMWGRVPFAPGPSPPPLLVRQPPTTQRPQPTRGPAGTVSQSSANVEDGEGRMQRRGKIDRQVTGNLDQDRLKKQQELAAAALYQQLQQQQLFQLINRCSEQGMMPSMNRSMSVPDTGSMWDMHTSASQPSGGEASLWDITMNPSTQGPTLEQLQKLQQERRDAELRAKREEEEQRKRREEKRRQQEEQKRRDEEELFRRKQCRQQQELIMKLLQQAPQQQGPGASGSGWSGAPSSGLSKSGKPPALALLEMQQEAERLLKQQQQQRQQQRDRHSGMSMGSSSMGGQWVDGVGMWGGPGGMEGKGGSGSSSGSMGMWDEAVKNQTGLRGNSNNNMGLKNSRSSPSLSDQYMMRRKRTEEEEKLLKLLQGMKPQDGFTTWCEQMLHALNTSANNSSSSLDVATIVAYLKEVESPYAVLDFIRSYLGDTVEAKEFAKQFLERRAKQKANQQRQQQQQLSKEVAGLNMNFPLQDSMRGMNPSTLQSMFQANHMGKAGLYDNQGGKMKKKQPMMLHSDPSILGYSFHNTGECLSLNEMEMEDY